In one uncultured Devosia sp. genomic region, the following are encoded:
- a CDS encoding ABC transporter substrate-binding protein, with amino-acid sequence MLTRKSFLLGATATLLLSATSGAVLAQAQFDLSPEPASRLHAEKVDAIASLLPADFDFARDGTFTIAIAAGAPPTATYATDGATIVGFDPDLGRLVGEVLGVPTEIIPIAWADWPLGLTGGKYDAVISNVGVTEERKEKYDFSTYRIGVHGFYVAKDSAITEIKEPKDIAGLRVITGSGTNQERIALQWDEQNQAAGLAPIELQYYDDEAAALLAISSGRADVQLNPNAPLAYQAAVTGQTKLVGLISSGWPNPADVGVTTRKDSGLAEPITAAINSLIETGTYGELLDQWGVAEEAVDVSRTNPPGLPKPKP; translated from the coding sequence ATGCTCACCCGCAAATCCTTCCTCCTCGGCGCCACCGCCACCCTGCTCCTCTCGGCCACCTCCGGCGCAGTCCTTGCCCAGGCCCAGTTCGATCTCAGCCCCGAACCGGCCAGCCGCCTCCACGCCGAAAAGGTCGATGCCATCGCATCGCTCCTCCCGGCCGACTTCGATTTCGCCAGAGACGGCACCTTCACCATTGCCATCGCGGCCGGTGCCCCACCCACCGCCACCTATGCCACTGATGGCGCCACCATTGTCGGCTTCGACCCAGATCTTGGCCGTCTCGTCGGTGAGGTGCTTGGCGTCCCCACCGAAATCATCCCCATCGCCTGGGCCGACTGGCCGCTGGGCCTGACCGGCGGCAAATACGATGCCGTCATCTCCAATGTCGGCGTCACCGAAGAGCGCAAGGAGAAATATGACTTCTCCACCTACCGCATCGGCGTGCATGGCTTCTACGTCGCCAAGGACAGCGCCATCACCGAGATCAAGGAGCCCAAGGATATTGCGGGCCTCCGCGTTATCACCGGCTCGGGCACCAATCAGGAACGCATCGCCCTGCAATGGGACGAGCAGAACCAGGCTGCCGGCCTCGCCCCCATCGAACTGCAATATTACGACGACGAGGCTGCTGCACTCCTCGCCATCAGCTCCGGCCGCGCCGATGTCCAGCTCAACCCCAATGCACCCCTCGCCTATCAGGCGGCCGTGACCGGACAGACCAAACTGGTTGGCCTCATCAGCTCCGGCTGGCCCAATCCCGCCGATGTCGGCGTCACCACCCGCAAGGACAGTGGCCTCGCCGAGCCGATCACCGCAGCGATCAACAGCCTGATCGAGACCGGCACCTATGGCGAACTGCTCGACCAATGGGGCGTGGCCGAAGAGGCCGTCGATGTCTCGCGCACCAACCCGCCCGGCCTGCCCAAGCCAAAGCCCTGA
- a CDS encoding amino acid ABC transporter permease/ATP-binding protein, giving the protein MASATDVGTEPTFKRRTAREHAGLRIVPARHPWRVVGSLLAAFVIAVTLHSIFTNERWGWAVFAQFFFSEPVLVGLGRTLLLTALASVIGFFLGGLLAFARVSKSPLLSGLSWGYIWLLRSIPLIVLLLVLNNLGYLYATINVGVPFTNILFAQFDTVQTLSPFAVALIGLSLNQAAFSSEIIRGGILSVDQGQHEAAAALGLTRWRQGIHIVLPQAMRAILPSGFNEIIGLAKATSIVYVLALPELFYTVQVIYRRNLEVIPLLMVATVWYLVIMIVLSSVQYFVEQHFAKGARRDAGPTAIDKALRLIARPKLETAIAPATARKPLSATLGNAGDGQVDIHGINKSFGSNVVLDNVSVTIAPGEVIAIIGPSGAGKSTLLRTINHLERADAGVVSIDGELIGYERRGDVLYELKEPAIRRRRSAVGMVFQSFNLFPHLTALENIIEAPVSVGGVPRDEAIADARDLLARVGLADKADSYPRHLSGGQQQRVAIARALALRPKVLLFDEPTSALDPELVGEVLDVIKELAKSGTTLIIVTHEIGFAREVADRVVFMEGGKVLEVAPPERLFSDAAHPRTREFIAKVL; this is encoded by the coding sequence ATGGCATCGGCAACAGACGTCGGCACGGAACCCACCTTCAAGCGCAGGACGGCGCGCGAACACGCAGGCCTCAGGATTGTCCCGGCACGCCATCCCTGGCGCGTTGTCGGCAGCCTGCTCGCGGCCTTCGTCATTGCGGTGACGCTCCACTCCATCTTCACCAATGAGCGCTGGGGCTGGGCGGTGTTTGCCCAGTTCTTCTTCTCCGAACCGGTCCTCGTCGGCCTTGGCCGCACCCTGCTGCTGACTGCTCTCGCCTCGGTCATCGGCTTCTTCCTCGGCGGCCTTTTGGCCTTCGCCCGCGTCTCCAAATCGCCGCTGCTCTCGGGCCTTTCCTGGGGCTATATCTGGCTGCTGCGCTCCATCCCGCTGATCGTGCTGCTGCTGGTGCTCAACAACCTCGGCTACCTCTACGCCACCATCAATGTCGGCGTGCCCTTCACCAATATCCTCTTTGCCCAGTTCGACACCGTCCAGACGCTCAGCCCCTTCGCCGTGGCGCTGATCGGCCTCAGCCTCAATCAGGCGGCCTTCTCGTCCGAAATCATCCGCGGTGGCATTCTCTCGGTCGATCAGGGCCAGCACGAAGCCGCCGCCGCACTCGGCCTTACCCGCTGGCGCCAGGGCATCCACATCGTCCTGCCCCAGGCCATGCGCGCCATCCTGCCCTCGGGCTTCAACGAGATCATCGGCCTCGCCAAGGCGACGTCCATTGTCTACGTCCTCGCCCTCCCCGAGCTTTTCTACACCGTCCAGGTCATCTACCGCCGCAACCTCGAAGTCATTCCGCTGCTGATGGTCGCCACCGTCTGGTATCTGGTCATCATGATCGTGCTGTCCTCGGTGCAGTATTTCGTCGAGCAGCATTTCGCCAAGGGCGCCCGCCGCGACGCCGGCCCCACCGCCATCGACAAGGCCCTCCGCCTCATCGCCCGCCCCAAGCTTGAAACCGCCATCGCACCGGCCACCGCCCGCAAGCCGCTCAGCGCCACGCTCGGCAATGCCGGCGACGGCCAGGTCGATATCCATGGCATCAACAAGAGCTTTGGCAGCAATGTCGTGCTCGACAATGTCAGCGTCACCATCGCACCGGGTGAAGTCATCGCTATCATCGGCCCCTCGGGCGCCGGCAAGTCCACCCTGCTCCGCACCATCAATCACCTCGAACGCGCCGATGCCGGAGTGGTCAGCATCGACGGCGAACTGATCGGCTACGAGCGGCGCGGCGATGTGCTCTACGAGCTCAAGGAGCCTGCCATTCGCCGCCGCCGCTCTGCCGTCGGCATGGTGTTCCAGAGCTTCAATCTCTTCCCCCACCTCACCGCGCTCGAAAACATCATCGAGGCCCCGGTCTCGGTCGGCGGCGTGCCGCGCGACGAAGCCATCGCCGATGCCCGCGATTTGCTGGCCCGCGTCGGCTTGGCCGACAAAGCCGACAGCTATCCGCGCCACCTCTCCGGCGGCCAGCAGCAGCGCGTCGCCATCGCCCGCGCCCTGGCGCTGCGTCCCAAGGTTCTGCTGTTTGATGAGCCCACTTCAGCACTCGATCCTGAGCTGGTCGGCGAAGTGCTCGACGTGATCAAGGAACTCGCCAAGTCCGGCACCACGCTGATCATCGTCACCCACGAAATCGGCTTTGCCCGTGAAGTCGCCGATCGCGTGGTCTTCATGGAAGGCGGCAAGGTGCTCGAAGTCGCACCACCCGAACGCCTGTTCAGCGACGCTGCTCACCCCCGTACCCGCGAATTCATCGCCAAGGTTCTCTAG
- a CDS encoding GNAT family N-acetyltransferase yields MGDTFIRSTPTDALAQPLVEQLTHEYQSRYGDYFEEGGASVEMNRYPPERFAAPDGDFILLLRDGQPIAGGAFMRYDETTAEFKRMWTHSDHRRQGLARRVLAELENRALALGYTRVYLTTGFRQPEAASLYLGNGYTALYDVTADPESVQILPFEKHLAQSNLRLTG; encoded by the coding sequence ATGGGCGACACCTTCATCCGTTCCACCCCCACGGACGCGCTCGCCCAGCCGCTGGTCGAACAGCTGACCCACGAATACCAGAGCCGCTACGGCGACTATTTCGAGGAAGGCGGCGCATCGGTCGAGATGAATCGCTATCCGCCCGAACGCTTTGCCGCGCCCGACGGGGATTTCATCCTCCTCCTGCGCGACGGCCAGCCGATCGCCGGTGGCGCCTTCATGCGCTATGACGAGACCACCGCCGAGTTCAAGCGCATGTGGACCCATAGCGATCACCGCCGCCAGGGCCTCGCCCGCCGCGTGCTGGCCGAGCTGGAAAATCGGGCACTGGCGCTGGGTTACACCCGCGTCTACCTCACCACCGGCTTCCGCCAGCCCGAAGCGGCCAGCCTCTATCTCGGCAATGGCTACACCGCGCTCTATGACGTCACGGCCGATCCCGAGTCCGTCCAGATCCTGCCTTTCGAGAAGCATCTGGCGCAAAGCAATCTGCGTCTGACCGGCTAA
- a CDS encoding LLM class flavin-dependent oxidoreductase gives MSQKRIPFGIMLHGPGGHMNAWKHESGPADASVNFSFLLEQTKKAEAAGIAFAFVADGLYINEQSIPHFLNRFEPIALLSALAATTSTIGLVGTLSTSYSDPFTVARQFASIDLLSNGRAGWNAVTSPLEGSARNYGRVQHPDHALRYEIAGEHIEIVKGLWDSWDDDAFTRDRTTGQFADFAKLHRLNFKGKFHSAEGPLNIERSPQGQTVMFQAGGSDAGVELAGRHADAVFANSASFEENRILTQKLKQSAIAHGRGADAIKVLPGVGIILGSTEEEVERKYQEIAGLVNTTEALHYLGRFFDHHDFSQYDLDAPFPELGDIGANNFKSGTDRIKSRAKALGQTLRDVALESTTPRSEFQGTPERVADKIEQWVDGGAADGFVLGFPVSAQGWSDFDQHVLPILEARGRHSRDQIGTTLRDHLGLPFRESRYALDDEKAAV, from the coding sequence ATGAGCCAGAAACGCATTCCCTTCGGCATCATGCTGCACGGCCCCGGCGGCCACATGAACGCCTGGAAGCACGAGAGCGGCCCTGCCGACGCCTCGGTCAATTTCTCCTTCCTGCTCGAGCAGACCAAAAAGGCCGAAGCCGCCGGCATTGCCTTCGCCTTTGTCGCCGACGGCCTCTACATCAACGAACAGTCCATCCCCCATTTCCTCAATCGCTTCGAGCCCATCGCCCTGCTCTCGGCCCTGGCCGCGACCACCAGCACCATCGGTCTCGTCGGCACGCTGTCCACCTCCTATAGTGACCCTTTCACCGTCGCCCGCCAGTTCGCCTCGATTGACCTGCTGAGCAATGGCCGCGCCGGCTGGAATGCGGTGACCTCGCCCCTCGAAGGCTCCGCCCGCAACTACGGCCGCGTGCAGCATCCCGACCATGCCCTGCGCTATGAAATCGCCGGCGAGCATATCGAGATCGTCAAGGGCCTCTGGGACAGCTGGGACGACGACGCCTTCACCCGCGATCGCACCACCGGCCAGTTCGCCGATTTCGCCAAACTCCATCGCCTCAACTTCAAGGGAAAATTCCACTCTGCCGAAGGCCCGCTCAATATCGAGCGCTCGCCCCAGGGCCAGACCGTCATGTTCCAGGCTGGCGGCTCCGATGCCGGCGTCGAACTGGCCGGCCGCCATGCCGATGCGGTCTTTGCCAACTCCGCCAGCTTCGAGGAAAACCGCATCCTGACGCAAAAGCTCAAGCAAAGCGCCATCGCCCATGGCCGCGGCGCCGATGCCATCAAGGTCCTGCCCGGCGTCGGCATCATCCTCGGGTCGACCGAGGAAGAGGTCGAGCGCAAATATCAGGAGATCGCCGGCCTCGTGAATACAACCGAAGCGCTGCATTACCTCGGCCGCTTCTTTGACCATCACGATTTCAGCCAATACGACCTCGACGCGCCCTTCCCCGAACTGGGCGATATCGGCGCCAACAATTTCAAGTCTGGCACCGACCGCATCAAGTCCCGCGCCAAGGCACTCGGCCAGACCCTGCGCGATGTGGCGCTCGAATCCACCACGCCGCGCAGCGAATTCCAGGGCACGCCCGAACGGGTCGCCGACAAGATCGAACAATGGGTCGATGGCGGCGCCGCTGATGGCTTCGTGCTCGGCTTCCCCGTTTCCGCCCAGGGCTGGAGCGATTTCGATCAGCACGTCCTGCCCATTCTCGAAGCCCGTGGCCGCCACTCCCGCGACCAGATCGGCACTACCCTGCGCGATCATCTGGGCCTGCCCTTCCGCGAAAGCCGCTACGCGCTCGACGACGAAAAGGCGGCCGTGTGA
- a CDS encoding MsnO8 family LLM class oxidoreductase, whose translation MSYRLSLLDKSPISKGESATTALQRTIAFARRAESLGYARFWVAEHHNTAELASSSPEILIAAIAAATKSIRVGSGGVMLQHYSPYKVAENFNLLESLAPNRVDIGIGKAPGGLPLSTKALQAGRDPAQRPDFATQLRELDSYLGAGKPDRVTGLAATPAPATQSEKFLLGASVESATLAAELGWQFVFARHLNGDDVALASAISTYRDLAHRTPIVALAAVVDPDGDKARQSAEAFTPWRVTIPNGQSVTVGSEAQAAEYARQAGVTDYTVEQRKANVLAGNGHEVVATIDALAKEYAIDEFIIDLANQGDSRLEAISLIAAARDAAAAPKALSA comes from the coding sequence ATGTCCTATCGCCTCAGCCTGCTCGACAAGAGCCCGATCAGCAAAGGCGAGTCCGCGACCACGGCCCTGCAACGCACAATTGCCTTCGCCCGCCGCGCCGAAAGCCTGGGCTATGCCCGCTTCTGGGTCGCCGAGCATCACAACACCGCCGAACTGGCCAGTTCCTCACCGGAAATCCTGATCGCCGCCATTGCTGCCGCGACCAAATCCATCCGCGTCGGCTCGGGCGGCGTCATGCTGCAGCACTACAGCCCCTACAAGGTCGCCGAGAATTTCAACCTGCTCGAAAGCCTCGCGCCCAACCGCGTCGACATCGGCATCGGCAAGGCCCCCGGTGGTCTGCCGCTCTCGACCAAGGCGCTGCAGGCCGGCCGCGATCCCGCCCAGCGTCCCGATTTCGCCACCCAGCTCCGCGAACTCGACAGCTATCTTGGCGCCGGCAAGCCGGACCGCGTCACCGGCCTCGCTGCCACGCCCGCTCCGGCGACCCAGAGCGAAAAATTCCTCCTCGGCGCCAGCGTCGAAAGCGCTACCCTCGCCGCCGAACTCGGCTGGCAATTCGTTTTCGCCCGCCATCTCAACGGCGACGATGTCGCCCTCGCTTCTGCCATTTCCACCTATCGCGACCTCGCCCACCGCACGCCCATTGTCGCGCTGGCCGCCGTGGTCGATCCGGATGGCGATAAGGCCCGCCAGTCTGCCGAGGCCTTCACGCCCTGGCGCGTCACCATCCCCAACGGCCAGTCCGTCACCGTGGGCAGCGAGGCCCAGGCCGCCGAATATGCCCGCCAGGCCGGCGTCACCGACTACACGGTCGAACAGCGCAAGGCCAATGTCCTCGCCGGCAACGGCCACGAGGTCGTGGCCACGATCGACGCGCTGGCGAAAGAATACGCCATCGATGAATTCATCATCGACCTGGCCAATCAGGGCGACAGCCGCCTCGAGGCCATCAGCCTGATCGCAGCAGCCCGCGACGCCGCCGCCGCCCCCAAAGCCCTTTCCGCCTGA
- a CDS encoding DUF1684 domain-containing protein encodes MSYETDYADWQTRRLAALKAPDGWLNIVARDWLSENTVKVGAAADNDIVLPTGPDHVGTITQDAAGGVTYAPADGGAPIKLELSKYKPPRFTAGNLLLEVTTLNGENALRVRDTASKAAEDFAPIDYFPLDPTWRILADWIALDAPKSLSITTSKAIPTEVEATHKAVFIRDGVTYELLATHGSKESPQFVVRDLTAKDETYGACRFVFGENVTDSTIVLDFNKAINPPCAYTEFAVCPLPPAENVLPIRIEAGEKKPAHSYS; translated from the coding sequence ATGAGCTACGAAACCGACTATGCCGACTGGCAGACCCGCCGCCTCGCTGCGCTGAAGGCTCCAGATGGCTGGCTCAACATCGTCGCGCGTGACTGGCTTTCCGAAAACACGGTGAAGGTCGGCGCTGCCGCGGACAATGACATCGTTCTCCCCACGGGCCCCGACCATGTCGGCACCATCACCCAGGATGCGGCGGGCGGCGTGACCTATGCCCCGGCCGATGGCGGCGCCCCGATCAAGCTCGAACTCTCCAAATACAAGCCGCCCCGCTTCACCGCCGGCAATCTGCTGCTCGAAGTCACCACGCTCAACGGCGAAAACGCCCTGCGCGTGCGCGATACGGCGTCCAAAGCCGCTGAGGATTTCGCCCCGATCGACTATTTCCCGCTCGACCCCACCTGGCGCATCCTCGCCGACTGGATCGCGCTGGACGCCCCCAAGAGCCTGTCGATCACCACCTCCAAGGCCATTCCCACCGAAGTCGAAGCCACCCACAAGGCCGTCTTCATCCGCGATGGCGTGACCTACGAACTGCTGGCCACCCACGGCAGCAAAGAAAGCCCGCAATTCGTCGTCCGCGACCTCACAGCCAAGGACGAAACCTACGGCGCCTGCCGCTTCGTCTTCGGCGAGAACGTCACCGACAGCACCATCGTGCTGGACTTCAACAAGGCGATCAATCCGCCCTGCGCCTATACCGAATTTGCCGTCTGCCCGCTGCCGCCCGCCGAAAACGTCCTACCCATCCGCATCGAGGCGGGCGAGAAGAAACCGGCACACAGCTATAGCTAA
- a CDS encoding ATP-binding cassette domain-containing protein: protein MSLIRVDNVSFGYTAERRILDGVSLDIAPGDTIGLVGESGSGKTTLLRLLLGLTRPDSGSITFDGQQLDPANRSFMRDFRKQAQVVFQDPYSSLDPRQNIGAIIAEPLRSLKVPGDHATMVGDALEAVGLTRDIVTRYPHQFSGGQRQRIAIARAIVAGPRLLLADEAVSALDLTTRIRIVDLLARLSETMSLLFVSHDIGVVAALCRRIVILEKGRVVEQGETRTVLANPQHPYTQRLLASVPRLSIKKASS, encoded by the coding sequence ATGAGCCTGATCCGCGTCGACAACGTCAGCTTCGGCTACACGGCAGAGCGCCGCATTCTCGATGGTGTCTCGCTCGATATCGCCCCCGGCGACACCATCGGCCTTGTCGGCGAATCCGGCTCGGGCAAGACGACGCTTCTGCGCCTCCTGCTTGGCCTCACGCGGCCCGACAGTGGCAGCATCACCTTCGACGGCCAGCAGCTCGATCCGGCGAACCGCAGCTTCATGCGCGACTTCCGCAAACAGGCGCAAGTGGTCTTCCAGGATCCCTATTCCTCGCTCGACCCGCGCCAGAACATTGGCGCCATCATCGCCGAGCCGCTGCGCTCGCTGAAGGTGCCGGGCGATCATGCCACCATGGTCGGCGATGCGCTCGAAGCGGTCGGCCTGACCCGCGACATCGTCACCCGCTATCCGCATCAATTCTCCGGCGGTCAGCGCCAGCGCATCGCCATCGCCCGCGCCATTGTCGCCGGCCCGCGCCTGCTGCTGGCCGACGAGGCCGTCAGCGCCCTCGACCTCACCACGCGCATCCGCATCGTCGATCTGCTGGCCCGCCTCAGCGAGACCATGAGCCTGCTCTTCGTCTCCCATGACATCGGCGTGGTCGCCGCGCTCTGCCGCCGCATCGTCATTCTCGAAAAAGGCCGGGTGGTCGAACAGGGCGAGACCCGAACCGTGCTCGCCAACCCGCAACACCCCTACACGCAGCGCCTGCTCGCCAGCGTGCCGCGCCTATCCATCAAGAAAGCATCCTCATGA
- a CDS encoding ABC transporter ATP-binding protein, with translation MSPLLDVKNLTISAGDTTLVSNLSFTLARGERLGLIGESGSGKSLTSLAATGLLPTGLSADGSVILAGQQVIGSKDTTLNRLRGTAVAMVFQEPLTALDPLMRVGKQVAEPLARRARRDGRPLTGAALDKAVLALLNDVALPDPARLARAYPHELSGGQRQRIAIAMALACQPDLLIADEPTTALDVTTQAEILGLLDRLIRERNMALLFISHDLPVVANTVERIVVLRQGIAVEAGPVASVFANPQHDYTRSLLAAAQRLDHALEGKP, from the coding sequence ATGAGCCCTCTACTCGACGTCAAGAACCTGACCATAAGCGCCGGGGACACAACGCTTGTCTCAAACCTGTCCTTCACCCTTGCCCGCGGCGAGCGCCTCGGCCTGATCGGGGAATCCGGCTCTGGCAAATCGCTGACCTCGCTGGCCGCCACAGGGCTTCTGCCGACGGGCCTCAGCGCCGACGGCTCGGTGATCCTGGCCGGCCAGCAAGTCATCGGCAGCAAGGACACCACGCTCAACCGCCTGCGCGGCACCGCCGTCGCCATGGTCTTCCAGGAACCGCTGACCGCCCTGGATCCATTGATGCGCGTCGGCAAGCAGGTTGCAGAACCCCTCGCCCGTCGTGCTCGCCGCGATGGCAGGCCCTTGACCGGCGCGGCCCTCGATAAGGCCGTCCTCGCCCTGCTCAACGATGTCGCCCTGCCCGATCCCGCGCGCCTAGCCCGTGCCTATCCACATGAGCTTTCCGGCGGCCAGCGCCAGCGCATCGCCATTGCCATGGCCCTCGCCTGCCAGCCGGACCTCCTCATCGCCGACGAGCCCACCACCGCGCTCGACGTCACCACCCAGGCCGAAATCCTCGGCCTGCTCGACCGTCTGATCCGCGAGCGCAACATGGCCCTGCTCTTCATCAGCCACGACCTGCCGGTCGTTGCCAACACGGTCGAGCGCATCGTCGTCCTGCGCCAGGGCATCGCTGTCGAAGCCGGACCCGTGGCCAGCGTCTTCGCCAATCCGCAGCACGACTACACCAGGAGCCTGCTCGCCGCCGCGCAGCGCCTCGATCACGCGCTGGAGGGCAAGCCATGA
- a CDS encoding ABC transporter permease, translating into MSTAAVTTPPRRKGKKSLTLWAGAILVGLHVVVGLLSLVWLPYDPNAFTGGRLEGASLLHWVGTDRLGRDLFTQLMIGSRIALFVGVGAVAIGAAIGVMLGLLAAFASKWLDDALAATLDILIAFPTLLIAMLVVAMSDTASLWSAVVALGIALSAIVARLTRILAKRVLVMDYITAARTSGSSWLKIVAIHILPNIWPTLSVNFALQFGLAVIAEASLSYLGLGAPPPNASWGRMLQEAQGTVYTAPLGAIAPGIALVSLAIGVNLLADGLRERIDPTRSAR; encoded by the coding sequence ATGAGCACCGCTGCCGTCACCACCCCGCCGCGTCGCAAAGGCAAAAAGTCGCTGACCCTCTGGGCCGGCGCAATTCTGGTCGGCCTGCATGTCGTGGTCGGCCTGCTCTCGCTGGTCTGGCTCCCCTATGACCCCAACGCCTTCACCGGCGGCCGTCTCGAAGGCGCCAGTCTCCTTCACTGGGTCGGGACCGACCGCTTGGGACGTGACCTCTTCACCCAGTTGATGATCGGCAGCCGCATCGCGCTATTCGTCGGCGTAGGTGCCGTGGCCATTGGCGCCGCGATCGGCGTCATGCTTGGCCTCCTCGCCGCCTTCGCCAGCAAATGGCTCGACGACGCGCTGGCCGCCACCCTCGACATCCTCATCGCCTTCCCCACCCTGCTGATTGCCATGCTGGTGGTCGCCATGAGCGACACCGCCAGCCTCTGGTCGGCCGTCGTTGCCCTTGGCATTGCGCTCTCGGCCATCGTCGCCCGCCTCACCCGCATCCTCGCCAAGCGCGTGCTGGTGATGGACTACATCACTGCCGCCCGCACCTCGGGCTCGTCCTGGCTCAAGATCGTCGCCATCCATATACTGCCCAATATCTGGCCGACGCTGTCGGTGAACTTCGCCCTGCAATTCGGCCTCGCCGTCATCGCCGAAGCCTCGCTCTCCTATCTCGGCCTCGGCGCCCCGCCACCCAATGCCTCCTGGGGCCGCATGCTGCAGGAAGCGCAGGGCACGGTCTATACCGCCCCACTCGGCGCCATTGCCCCCGGCATAGCTCTCGTCTCGCTGGCCATCGGCGTAAACCTTCTGGCCGACGGCTTGCGCGAGCGCATCGATCCGACGAGGTCGGCCCGATGA
- a CDS encoding ABC transporter permease, with product MLAYTLRRTLILIASLFAAAVVLFVLLRLLPGDPANALLGVGATEQQIAAARAQVGSDQPLVTQFAGFIGNLARLDLGTSFVSRASVITEIGNRMSVTLPLTFFGFIVALALAIPLGIIAAVRSDKWYGGAISVISQLGIAIPVFWVGILLVTLFSINLRWLPSGGFPLRGWSNFGEAMLGMILPALTIGLVMGASLLRYVRAATLDVLNSDFIRTARALGSSFPEALLRHGLRNGAVPVISILGIELASTFLGAVVIERVFSLPGLGSMLLLAIQQRDYPNVQGVLFISTLLVLLIGFAADLAQRLIDPRLRGRVGVTS from the coding sequence ATTCTCGCCTATACTCTTCGTCGCACGCTGATCCTGATCGCTTCGCTCTTCGCCGCAGCCGTGGTGCTCTTCGTGCTGCTGCGCCTGCTGCCCGGCGATCCGGCCAATGCCCTGCTGGGCGTCGGCGCCACCGAACAGCAGATTGCCGCCGCCCGCGCCCAGGTTGGCTCGGACCAACCCCTCGTGACCCAATTCGCCGGCTTCATCGGCAATCTGGCGCGCCTCGATCTCGGAACCAGCTTTGTCAGCCGCGCCTCGGTCATCACCGAAATCGGCAACCGCATGTCGGTCACCCTGCCGCTGACTTTTTTCGGCTTCATCGTCGCCCTTGCCCTCGCCATTCCGCTCGGCATCATTGCCGCCGTCCGCTCCGACAAATGGTATGGCGGCGCCATCTCCGTCATTTCCCAGCTCGGCATCGCCATTCCCGTCTTCTGGGTCGGCATCCTTCTGGTGACGCTGTTCTCGATCAACCTGCGCTGGCTGCCCTCGGGCGGCTTCCCCTTGCGGGGCTGGAGCAATTTCGGCGAAGCCATGCTGGGCATGATCCTGCCAGCGCTGACCATCGGCCTCGTCATGGGCGCCTCGCTGCTGCGATATGTCCGCGCCGCGACGCTCGACGTGCTCAACAGCGACTTCATCCGCACCGCTCGCGCGCTCGGCTCCAGCTTCCCCGAAGCGCTGCTGCGCCATGGCCTGCGCAATGGCGCCGTGCCGGTGATTTCCATTCTCGGCATCGAACTGGCCAGCACCTTCCTTGGCGCCGTGGTCATCGAGCGCGTCTTCAGCCTGCCGGGCCTGGGCTCCATGCTGCTGCTCGCCATCCAGCAGCGCGACTATCCCAATGTGCAGGGCGTGCTGTTCATCTCGACCCTCCTGGTGCTGCTGATCGGTTTTGCCGCCGACCTGGCCCAGCGCCTGATCGATCCGCGCCTGCGCGGCCGCGTCGGGGTGACGTCATGA